The sequence GCTCCACGCCCTTTGTCGCCCCTTCGGGCCCTTCGGGGTTGGATGGTATCCAATTCGAACGCCTTCCTGGGGCTTAAAATGATTCTTGTAGGGTGGGCACTGCCCACCAGCATCGTATCATGGTCGAATCATGGTGGGCGGTGCCCACCCTACGGCCGCGACGCCAGTGCCCGCATGTTCCTACCCGACATTCCCATCTCGCCGCCAGCCTCATCTTCTTCGCCCGGCCACGTCCGGATTGATCCAGCAGCGCAGCGGCCGACCGGTGGCGCCGGCGATCAGGTTGTCGGCGGCGATCTCGGCCATCGCGTTGCGGCTGCTGACGGTGCCGCTGGCGATGTGCGGCGCGACGATCAGGTTGGGAAGCCTGAGCATGGGGTTATCTGCGAGCGGGGGCTCGGGGTCGGTGACGTCCAGCCCGGCGGCGAAGATTGTCCCC is a genomic window of Pirellulales bacterium containing:
- a CDS encoding NAD(P)-dependent oxidoreductase encodes the protein GTIFAAGLDVTDPEPPLADNPMLRLPNLIVAPHIASGTVSSRNAMAEIAADNLIAGATGRPLRCWINPDVAGRRR